The following are from one region of the Syngnathus acus chromosome 10, fSynAcu1.2, whole genome shotgun sequence genome:
- the klb gene encoding beta-klotho produces MLDFSPHLIIQRFLLSLWLVNTWHRATGSIGDGRQMWQMPKPVAISLEQSFLHDTFPAGFLWGSGTSAFQTEGSWDKDGKGASIWDHFTQSKTDNVASDSYVHWEDDVQALEYLGVTSYSFSLSWPRLFPGNATGPPCQPAVEHYNRLINRLVEKKIEPIVTIHHWDLPLVLQEAYGGWKNDTLIELFGNYAAFCFRTFGDRVRYWLTMHNPYLVAVQGYGVGLHAPGETGGLAASFIVAHNLIRAHAKAWHIYDTHYRPEQKGKVSIVLGSHWVEPQKGQPVATGVDLCQQSMDAVLGWFASPILGNGDYPASLKNKHGGLLPTFTTKEKLWVNNTADFFALSFGPNNLRLGRTLPHFGQVVSPDLRRVLGWIKLEYGDLQVLVAEGGWFSEASVGREDTVAIYLMKRFINHVLQAGRLDRVRLLGYTAWSLVDSFEWNYNYSVRRGLFYVDFTHPNRTKTPKTSAQYYRRVIADNGFPQVEPSREVEGSFPCDFHWGIADSTLQARFYPFSPQFKDPNVYSWNWTGDGSFRAIPGVQLHTNRSQCTDYLAIRSHLYLFASTGATHYRFALNWSLILPHGDLSSVNVEALRYYRCVLTELKKLDLEALVILYYPTHKAPHLGLPGALHASGGWLNYSTVEAFQEYASLCYQELGSWVRYWITVNEPNRLTDIYSNANERHQAAHNLLLAHAKAWRLHELKYSRQQGAMVSLALHADWAEPANPFLLQSHGAAVKRFLLFELAYFLDPLLGTGDEEKQGKEDYPLEIKAYLKERAWPRSQQTSPLPTFTKTEREELKGALSFIALNHFTTRLVSPFPNNVQKNHPGNHDFLILSDPTWPSSRQGQALVPWGLRKILNWVTERYGRARPIIITASGIDDQAPVQDTMRQHYLKSYLQEALKARQLDAVNLRGFYVWKLQDDHGPQYGLFSSPHQQSKEKASVDFYRQIITRSGFPKDATLHKCRSNKVQPVCNLCVWLSKNKALTVFGCCFIITAVIFIALVISTVITRRKYIKGRRSAVSMMSRRRRRRIQ; encoded by the exons ATGCTGGACTTTTCACCCCATCTCATAATTCAGCGCTTCTTACTGTCCTTGTGGTTGGTGAACACTTGGCACCGAGCGACTGGCTCTATTGGCGATGGCAGACAGATGTGGCAGATGCCCAAGCCGGTCGCTATCAGTCTAGAACAATCCTTTCTTCATGATACGTTCCCCGCAGGGTTCCTCTGGGGGTCTGGGACATCCGCTTTCCAGACCGAAGGATCGTGGGACAAGGATGGAAAGGGGGCATCCATCTGGGACCATTTCACCCAATCCAAGACGGACAATGTGGCCAGTGACAGCTATGTCCACTGGGAAGATGATGTGCAGGCACTTGAGTATCTGGGGGTGACATCGTACTCTTTCTCCCTCTCGTGGCCTAGACTGTTCCCTGGGAATGCAACAGGTCCTCCCTGTCAACCTGCTGTGGAGCACTACAACCGTCTCATAAACAGGCtggtggaaaagaaaattgagCCCATTGTCACCATCCATCATTGGGATCTGCCGCTGGTCCTGCAGGAGGCGTATGGAGGATGGAAAAATGACACACTTATTGAACTGTTTGGGAACTATGCTGCCTTTTGCTTCCGGACATTTGGGGATCGTGTCAGGTACTGGCTTACGATGCATAACCCGTACTTGGTAGCTGTGCAGGGGTACGGCGTGGGGCTGCATGCCCCTGGGGAAACTGGAGGACTTGCTGCCTCTTTTATTGTGGCCCACAATTTGATCAGG GCACACGCCAAAGCCTGGCACATCTACGATACCCACTACCGCCCAGAGCAGAAGGGTAAAGTGTCCATTGTTTTGGGCTCCCACTGGGTTGAACCTCAAAAAGGCCAACCCGTAGCCACCGGTGTCGATCTTTGTCAACAGTCAATGGATGCTGTTCTTGGTTGGTTCGCCAGTCCCATTTTAGGTAATGGAGATTATCCGGCTTCTTTGAAAAACAAGCACGGGGGCCTCCTGCCCACATTTACTACCAAGGAGAAGCTGTGGGTGAACAACACAGCTGACTTTTTTGCCCTGTCCTTCGGGCCAAACAACCTCCGTCTGGGCCGCACCCTGCCCCACTTTGGCCAGGTTGTGTCACCAGATCTTAGGCGCGTTCTGGGTTGGATAAAGCTGGAGTACGGGGACTTGCAAGTTCTGGTAGCTGAGGGTGGATGGTTCTCTGAAGCTAGTGTGGGAAGAGAGGACACAGTGGCCATTTACTTGATGAAGAGATTTATCAACCATGTATTACAAG CTGGCCGGTTGGATAGGGTTCGGTTGCTAGGCTACACTGCGTGGTCACTGGTAGACAGCTTTGAATGGAACTACAACTACTCAGTCCGCCGGGGCCTTTTCTATGTTGACTTCACTCATCCTAATCGAACCAAGACGCCCAAAACCAGTGCTCAGTACTACAGGCGGGTTATTGCTGACAATGGATTCCCCCAAGTGGAACCCTCCAGAGAAGTTGAAGGCAGTTTCCCCTGTGATTTTCACTGGGGTATTGCTGACTCCACCTTGCAG GCCCGCTTTTACCCCTTCTCCCCCCAATTTAAAGATCCCAATGTGTACAGCTGGAACTGGACAGGCGATGGATCATTCCGTGCAATCCCAGGAGTACAGCTTCATACTAATCGTTCCCAGTGCACAGACTATCTGGCCATCCGCAGTCATCTCTACCTGTTTGCATCTACTGGGGCAACACACTACCGCTTTGCTCTAAACTGGTCTCTGATTCTACCACATGGAGACCTTTCTAGTGTTAATGTGGAAGCACTAAG GTACTACCGCTGCGTCCTCACCGAGCTGAAGAAACTGGACCTGGAGGCTTTGGTTATCCTCTATTACCCGACCCACAAAGCTCCACATCTGGGCTTGCCCGGTGCCCTGCATGCCTCTGGGGGTTGGCTCAACTACAGCACAGTGGAGGCCTTTCAAGAATATGCATCTCTGTGCTACCAGGAGCTGGGTTCCTGGGTCCGTTACTGGATCACAGTGAATGAGCCTAACAGACTCACAGATATTTATTCCAATGCGAATGAGCGACACCAGGCTGCCCATAACCTCCTTTTGGCTCACGCGAAAGCCTGGCGGCTCCATGAGCTAAAGTACTCTCGTCAGCAGGGAGCTATGGTGTCACTGGCGCTTCACGCTGACTGGGCTGAGCCCGCAAACCCCTTCCTCCTACAGTCACATGGAGCGGCAGTTAAGAGATTCCTTCTTTTTGAACTTGCTTACTTTCTGGACCCGTTGCTGGGGACTGGAGATGAGGAGAAGCAGGGCAAAGAGGACTACCCACTAGAAATAAAGGCTTACCTGAAGGAGAGAGCCTGGCCACGGAGCCAACAGACATCTCCTCTTCCTACTTTTACCAAAACTGAAAGGGAAGAACTCAAAGGTGCATTGAGTTTCATTGCGTTGAATCATTTCACCACACGCTTGGTCTCTCCTTTTccaaataatgtacagaagaACCACCCTGGCAACCATGACTTTCTTATCCTGTCTGATCCCACCTGGCCCTCCTCCAGACAGGGCCAAGCGCTTGTCCCTTGGGGACTGCGAAAGATCCTGAACTGGGTGACTGAGCGATACGGAAGGGCTCGGCCTATCATTATCACAGCAAGTGGGATTGATGACCAGGCTCCTGTACAGGATACCATGAGGCAGCACTATCTAAAAAGTTACCTGCAGGAGGCTCTTAAAG CACGCCAGTTGGATGCAGTCAACCTGCGGGGCTTCTATGTGTGGAAACTGCAGGATGATCATGGACCTCAGTATGGTCTTTTCAGCTCACCCCACCAACAATCCAAAGAAAAGGCCTCCGTTGACTTCTACAGACAAATCATCACCCGGAGCGGGTTCCCCAAAGACGCCACGTTGCACAAATGCCGCTCGAATAAGGTCCAGCCAGTGTGTAACTTATGCGTGTGGCTGTCCAAGAACAAGGCGCTGACGGTCTTTGGCTGCTGCTTCATAATCACAGCTGTCATCTTCATTGCACTGGTCATCTCCACTGTTATCACCAGAAGAAAGTACATAAAGGGGCGGAGGAGTGCAGTGAGCATGATGAGCAGGAGAAGAAGACGAAGGATTCAGTGA
- the ube2ka gene encoding ubiquitin-conjugating enzyme E2Ka (UBC1 homolog, yeast) — translation MANIAVQRIKREFKEVLKSEETSKNQIKVDLVDENFTELKGEIAGPPDTPYEGGRYQLEIKIPETYPFNPPKVRFITNIWHPNISSVTGAICLDILKDQWAAAMTLRTVLLSLQALLAAAEPDDPQDAVVANQYKQNPEMFKQTARLWSHVYAGAPVSSPEYTRKIEELCAMGFERNAVIVALSSKSWDVETATELLISN, via the exons ATGGCTAACATCGCAGTTCAGAGGATAAAACGGGAATTCAAGGAGGTGCTCAAAAGCGAAGAG ACCAGCAAAAACCAGATTAAGGTGGATCTGGTGGACGAGAACTTCACAGAACTTAAAGGAGAGATAGCTGGGCCACCTGACACACCGTATGAAG gGGGTAGATACCAACTAGAAATTAAAATTCCAGAGACATATCCTTTCAATCCACCCAAG GTACGGTTTATCACAAATATCTGGCATCCCAACATCAGTTCAGTCACAGGTGCAATATGTTTGGACATTCTCAAAGACCAGTG ggCGGCGGCCATGACCCTGAGGACAGTCCTCTTGTCACTACAAGCTTTATTGGCAGCTGCAGAACCAGACGATCCACAGGATGCAGTGGTAGCCAATCAG TACAAGCAAAACCCAGAGATGTTCAAACAGACAGCGAGGCTCTGGTCTCACGTCTACGCTGGCGCTCCCGTCTCCAGTCCGGAGTACACACGTAAAATAGAGGAACTCTGTGCCATGGGCTTTGAAAGA AATGCAGTAATAGTGGCCTTGTCGTCAAAATCTTGGGATGTGGAGACGGCGACGGAGCTACTAATCAGTAACTGA